In one Sphingobium indicum B90A genomic region, the following are encoded:
- a CDS encoding XrtA system polysaccharide chain length determinant encodes MAALVDELLVILHGLWLRRWLALGVAWGVCLAGWLGVALIPNSYESKARVYVNTQSLLEDKVGITQVQAQQDLDRLRQTLASTANLERVVKETDLNRTVDGPRDLAAKITRLRETITVMAQLDPSMIDISATWADSGLSDGANARISQQIVQKLVDIFQETNLSSDKVETSQSLAFLDQQLAARGKQLAAAEQRRVEFEQRYAGMLPGAGSIGQRMDAARSEINSIESQLVQAQSALAAMNGQLAGTPQTLPGVGASGAPSALAQAQADLASMRARGFTNSHPDVIAAQRQVDLLRGQGGGGGAGTPNPAYLSIRSMQAERAATVQGLSARKAQLQADLNAMASRQTDEPGLAAEQERLDRDYQVLKTQYDKMLADREEIRLRGDVKSETGSVQFRIVNPPSLPTAPAAPNRPLLLLGVLVLGLGAGIGTAFAAAQLKGGFPNAARLEKALGACVIGSISQTVNAAQLAAERQRMKWFAGASGGLAALCLLLIVIEFVQRGLA; translated from the coding sequence TGGTCATCCTGCATGGCCTCTGGCTCCGCCGCTGGCTGGCGCTGGGCGTGGCCTGGGGCGTGTGCCTGGCTGGCTGGCTGGGCGTGGCGCTCATCCCCAACAGCTATGAATCCAAGGCGCGTGTCTATGTGAACACCCAGTCGCTGCTGGAGGACAAGGTGGGCATCACCCAGGTCCAGGCGCAGCAGGACCTGGACCGCCTGCGCCAGACCCTGGCCAGCACGGCCAATCTGGAACGGGTGGTGAAGGAGACCGATCTCAACCGGACGGTCGACGGGCCGCGCGACCTGGCGGCGAAGATCACCAGGCTGCGCGAGACGATCACCGTCATGGCGCAGCTTGACCCCAGCATGATCGACATCAGCGCCACATGGGCCGATTCGGGCCTGTCGGACGGCGCCAATGCGCGCATTTCCCAGCAGATCGTGCAGAAGCTGGTCGACATATTCCAGGAAACCAACCTGTCCTCCGACAAGGTGGAGACGAGCCAGAGCCTTGCCTTCCTGGACCAGCAACTGGCGGCGCGGGGCAAGCAGCTTGCCGCCGCCGAACAGCGCCGCGTGGAATTCGAGCAGCGCTATGCGGGCATGTTGCCGGGCGCAGGCTCCATCGGCCAGCGCATGGACGCCGCCCGGTCGGAGATCAACAGCATCGAATCGCAGCTTGTGCAGGCGCAGAGCGCATTGGCGGCGATGAACGGGCAATTGGCGGGCACGCCGCAGACGCTGCCGGGCGTGGGCGCTTCGGGCGCTCCCTCGGCCCTGGCGCAGGCGCAGGCGGACCTTGCCTCCATGCGGGCGCGGGGCTTCACCAACAGCCATCCGGACGTGATCGCGGCCCAGCGGCAGGTGGACCTGCTGCGCGGGCAGGGCGGCGGCGGCGGGGCGGGCACGCCCAACCCGGCCTATCTTTCGATCCGGTCGATGCAGGCGGAACGCGCCGCGACGGTGCAGGGGCTTTCCGCCCGCAAGGCGCAGTTGCAGGCGGACCTGAACGCCATGGCATCCCGCCAGACGGACGAACCGGGTCTTGCCGCCGAGCAGGAACGGCTGGACCGCGACTATCAGGTGCTCAAGACCCAATATGACAAGATGCTGGCCGACCGCGAGGAAATCCGCCTGCGCGGCGACGTGAAGTCGGAGACCGGATCGGTCCAGTTCCGCATCGTCAATCCCCCCAGCCTGCCGACCGCTCCGGCCGCGCCCAACCGGCCGCTGCTGCTGTTGGGCGTGCTGGTCCTGGGGCTGGGCGCGGGCATCGGCACGGCCTTTGCCGCGGCGCAGCTGAAGGGCGGCTTCCCCAATGCGGCGCGGCTGGAAAAGGCGCTGGGCGCCTGCGTGATCGGATCGATCAGCCAGACCGTCAACGCGGCGCAACTTGCGGCGGAAAGGCAGCGGATGAAGTGGTTTGCGGGCGCCAGCGGCGGCCTTGCGGCGCTGTGCCTGTTGCTGATCGTCATCGAATTCGTCCAGCGCGGGCTGGCCTGA
- a CDS encoding P-loop NTPase: MNKHKSLSGGSLIERATEIYDFSAALRGRAAPAVEVPEGEPVVEIAQPAPAAAETPVPAHRAPDWMGPVQPIDRIALVEAGYLLPDGPVTAMSEEFRLLKRDLLAELAGNARGNRVLVCSAHSGEGKSFCAINLALSLAAEKDREILLVDADFGKPGIPQALGLAAGPGLMDALADPAVAIEDCVLRTDIPSLSVLPAGQRSNNDTEYLASARTEMLLDRLTEGRPDRIVLFDSPPLLAASPAAVLAGHAALALLVVRADRTTEGALRDAAGLLKGASKVKLLLNGVNFATGGRRFGGYYAQGHDGEHAG; encoded by the coding sequence ATGAACAAGCACAAGTCCCTTTCCGGCGGATCGCTGATCGAGCGGGCGACCGAAATCTACGATTTCAGCGCGGCCCTGCGCGGGCGCGCCGCGCCGGCGGTGGAGGTGCCGGAGGGCGAGCCGGTGGTGGAGATCGCGCAACCCGCGCCCGCCGCCGCCGAAACGCCGGTCCCCGCCCATCGCGCCCCGGACTGGATGGGGCCGGTGCAGCCGATCGACCGCATCGCGCTGGTCGAGGCGGGCTATCTGCTGCCCGACGGCCCCGTCACCGCGATGAGCGAGGAGTTCCGGCTGCTCAAGCGCGACCTGCTGGCTGAACTGGCGGGCAATGCGCGGGGCAACCGGGTGCTGGTCTGTTCCGCCCATAGCGGGGAAGGAAAGAGCTTCTGCGCGATCAACCTGGCGCTCAGCCTGGCGGCGGAAAAGGATCGCGAAATCCTGCTGGTCGACGCCGATTTCGGCAAGCCCGGCATTCCGCAGGCGCTGGGCCTAGCGGCGGGGCCGGGCCTGATGGACGCGCTGGCCGATCCGGCGGTGGCCATAGAGGATTGCGTGCTGCGCACCGACATTCCCTCGCTCTCCGTCCTTCCGGCCGGGCAGCGGAGCAACAACGACACCGAATATCTCGCCTCCGCGCGGACGGAAATGCTGCTGGACCGGCTGACCGAGGGGCGGCCCGACCGCATCGTCCTGTTCGATTCGCCGCCCTTGCTGGCGGCGTCTCCGGCGGCGGTGCTGGCCGGTCATGCCGCCCTCGCGCTGCTGGTCGTGCGGGCGGACAGGACGACCGAAGGCGCGCTGCGCGACGCGGCCGGGCTGCTCAAGGGCGCGTCCAAGGTGAAGCTGCTCCTCAACGGCGTGAACTTCGCCACCGGCGGGCGCCGTTTCGGCGGCTATTATGCCCAGGGCCATG